The genomic segment ATGTCAGCTGCTATGCTTTCTCTAGGTGAACGTATCGGTAGCGAACTCAATAGAGGTGGAATTGACCGAATTTATGTAGAAGGAGATGAAGGTTACGGTATTTTAACTAGTTGTGGTGAAGATGCGGTTTTCCTCGTTCTTGCTAGTAAAGCAGCTAAACAAGGTGTTCTAATGCTGGAAATCAAACGATCCCTTAGCGAGTTGAAGCTAATTTTAAGTTAAATCAAGATTAAGAGAGTGTAATTAGAATAACTGTTTAATTTCACTCTCAGGAATAGCTTAATTTATTGGAGTTAATAGTTATGGAAAT from the Gloeocapsa sp. DLM2.Bin57 genome contains:
- a CDS encoding diacylglyceryl transferase, which codes for MAINTQKLTSILQNFVSSTSDVQGAAVVTPDGLSLASSLPSGMDEERVSAMSAAMLSLGERIGSELNRGGIDRIYVEGDEGYGILTSCGEDAVFLVLASKAAKQGVLMLEIKRSLSELKLILS